The following proteins come from a genomic window of Paramisgurnus dabryanus chromosome 19, PD_genome_1.1, whole genome shotgun sequence:
- the LOC135774570 gene encoding C-type lectin domain family 6 member A-like isoform X1, translating to MAAVYENYQMSSNNKRSHLTDKDSDESEVRSAKWSKVLLIVVGVSLVFALGVICALSLLYAGKVRECVIQKHIETNLQADPKQKSCISANELELLGKYNRVRDCLSSCTKFNASSCKLCEEGWTSYGGKCYFFSSETQTWFKARDLCNALNAHLVTINSKAVQDFLESKINETTWIGLNDLDTEGRWVWLNNQTLNETAVQFWFIKESGSEPDNSGNEDCACLGYLNSYLKSWFDASCETKKMFICEKKYLLTL from the exons ATGGCAGCAGTCTATGAAAATTATCAAATGTCTTCAAATAACAAGCGCTCTCATCTAACAG ATAAGGACTCGGATGAAAGTGAAGTCAGATCTGCTAAATGGAGTAAAGTTCTTCTGATAGTTGTTGGTGTTTCTCTTGTTTTTGCTCTGGGTGTCATCTGTGCTCTCAGTTTACTCT aTGCGGGTAAAGTCAGAGAGTGTGTCATTCAGAAGCACATTGAAACAAACCTACAAGCAGATCCAAAGCAGA AGTCTTGTATATCAGCCAATGAGTTGGAGCTTTTAGGCAAATACAACCGAGTTAGAGACTGTCTGTCCTCATGTACTA AATTCAATGCTTCATCTTGTAAGCTTTGTGAAGAGGGCTGGACATCATACGGTGGAAAGTGCTATTTCTTCTCTTCTGAAACACAGACATGGTTTAAGGCTCGTGATTTATGTAATGCATTAAATGCTCATCTGGTCACCATCAACAGCAAAGCTGTACAG GATTTCCTGGAGTCTAAAATTAATGAAACTACTTGGATCGGTCTTAATGATCTGGACACTGAGGGCCGATGGGTTTGGCTGAATAACCAGACTCTCAATGAAACTGCAGTACA GTTCTGGTTTATAAAGGAAAGTGGGAGCGAGCCGGATAACTCGGGCAACGAGGACTGTGCTTGTCTGGGATATCTGAATTCATATCTGAAGTCTTGGTTTGATGCATCTTGTGAAACCAAGAAGATGTTCATCTGTGAAAAGAAATATTTATTGACTCTATAG
- the LOC135774570 gene encoding CD209 antigen-like protein C isoform X2 gives MAAVYENYQMSSNNKRSHLTDKDSDESEVRSAKWSKVLLIVVGVSLVFALGVICALSLLYAGKVRECVIQKHIETNLQADPKQKFNASSCKLCEEGWTSYGGKCYFFSSETQTWFKARDLCNALNAHLVTINSKAVQDFLESKINETTWIGLNDLDTEGRWVWLNNQTLNETAVQFWFIKESGSEPDNSGNEDCACLGYLNSYLKSWFDASCETKKMFICEKKYLLTL, from the exons ATGGCAGCAGTCTATGAAAATTATCAAATGTCTTCAAATAACAAGCGCTCTCATCTAACAG ATAAGGACTCGGATGAAAGTGAAGTCAGATCTGCTAAATGGAGTAAAGTTCTTCTGATAGTTGTTGGTGTTTCTCTTGTTTTTGCTCTGGGTGTCATCTGTGCTCTCAGTTTACTCT aTGCGGGTAAAGTCAGAGAGTGTGTCATTCAGAAGCACATTGAAACAAACCTACAAGCAGATCCAAAGCAGA AATTCAATGCTTCATCTTGTAAGCTTTGTGAAGAGGGCTGGACATCATACGGTGGAAAGTGCTATTTCTTCTCTTCTGAAACACAGACATGGTTTAAGGCTCGTGATTTATGTAATGCATTAAATGCTCATCTGGTCACCATCAACAGCAAAGCTGTACAG GATTTCCTGGAGTCTAAAATTAATGAAACTACTTGGATCGGTCTTAATGATCTGGACACTGAGGGCCGATGGGTTTGGCTGAATAACCAGACTCTCAATGAAACTGCAGTACA GTTCTGGTTTATAAAGGAAAGTGGGAGCGAGCCGGATAACTCGGGCAACGAGGACTGTGCTTGTCTGGGATATCTGAATTCATATCTGAAGTCTTGGTTTGATGCATCTTGTGAAACCAAGAAGATGTTCATCTGTGAAAAGAAATATTTATTGACTCTATAG